A single region of the Salarchaeum japonicum genome encodes:
- a CDS encoding potassium channel family protein has protein sequence MERQQRRAVGYLALLAVIMAGYTLAYQVGMAVFEGERVTLVHAFHIVVETFTTTGYGEDASRWDTAGILLLMDAMQLTGVLMLFLTLPLFVVPWVERRLEVDPPERVSLTDHVVVCGYTDRVEALIDELDAQTVEYVVVEPDREEAQALHEDGVTVVHGDAEDTDVLEAVSVRDARAVVLDASDETNATLALSVREVDEDVRVVGFVADPSRANYVRYAGADRVLSPHEILGRSLANKVTNAVTTDLGETIDLGDDFEVAEMPIQQGSALDGNTLADARVRERTGANVVGLWAAGEFVAAPDPTRELDRSTILLVAGDDDSLTELKALTLAEARRHDRGRVVVAGYGDMGTRVSEILDENDVPHTVVDREDRPGVDVVGDVSEEETLAEAGLADASALLLALGDDAASVFTTLVARENYPDVEILCRANDTRAEPRLYAAGAGYVLALATVSGRMLASTLLGEDVMSLDNQVDLVRTRAPAFVGQTLREAAIRERTGCTVVAVQRDGTVASDPSPDFRIERGDALVVAGTDDDIARFTDLADVRPGTP, from the coding sequence ATGGAGAGACAGCAGCGCCGCGCCGTCGGCTACCTCGCGCTCCTCGCGGTCATCATGGCGGGGTACACGCTCGCGTACCAGGTCGGGATGGCGGTGTTCGAGGGCGAGCGCGTCACGCTCGTCCACGCCTTCCACATCGTCGTCGAGACGTTCACGACCACGGGGTACGGCGAGGACGCGAGCCGCTGGGACACCGCGGGCATCCTCCTGTTGATGGACGCGATGCAGCTCACGGGCGTCCTGATGCTGTTCCTGACGCTCCCCCTGTTCGTCGTGCCGTGGGTGGAGCGCCGGCTCGAAGTCGATCCGCCCGAGCGCGTCTCGCTCACCGACCACGTGGTCGTCTGCGGGTACACCGACCGCGTCGAGGCGCTCATCGACGAACTCGATGCGCAAACCGTCGAGTACGTCGTCGTGGAACCCGACCGCGAGGAGGCGCAGGCGCTCCACGAGGACGGTGTGACGGTCGTGCACGGGGACGCCGAGGACACGGACGTGCTGGAGGCGGTGTCGGTGCGGGACGCCCGCGCGGTCGTGCTGGACGCGTCAGACGAGACGAACGCGACCCTCGCGTTGAGCGTGCGCGAGGTGGACGAGGACGTGCGCGTCGTCGGGTTCGTCGCTGACCCGAGCCGCGCGAACTACGTCCGGTACGCGGGCGCAGACCGCGTGCTCTCCCCGCACGAGATTCTCGGGCGGAGCCTCGCGAACAAGGTGACGAACGCCGTCACCACCGACCTCGGGGAGACCATCGACCTGGGCGACGACTTCGAGGTTGCGGAGATGCCGATACAGCAGGGGAGCGCGCTCGACGGCAACACGCTCGCCGACGCCCGGGTTCGCGAGCGCACGGGCGCGAACGTCGTCGGGCTGTGGGCGGCGGGCGAGTTCGTCGCCGCGCCCGACCCGACGCGGGAACTCGACCGGAGCACCATCCTCCTCGTCGCCGGGGACGACGACTCCCTCACAGAGTTGAAGGCGCTCACGCTCGCGGAGGCGCGGCGGCACGACCGCGGGCGCGTCGTCGTCGCGGGCTACGGCGACATGGGGACGCGGGTCAGCGAAATCCTCGACGAGAACGACGTGCCGCACACGGTCGTCGACCGCGAAGACCGCCCCGGCGTCGACGTGGTCGGGGACGTGTCCGAGGAGGAGACGCTCGCCGAGGCGGGGCTGGCGGACGCGAGCGCGCTCCTGCTCGCGCTCGGGGACGACGCCGCGAGCGTGTTCACGACGCTGGTCGCGCGCGAGAACTACCCGGATGTGGAGATACTGTGCCGGGCGAACGACACGCGCGCCGAACCCCGGCTGTACGCGGCGGGCGCGGGGTACGTGCTCGCGCTCGCCACGGTCAGCGGCCGGATGCTGGCGTCCACTCTGCTCGGGGAGGACGTGATGAGCCTCGACAACCAGGTTGACCTCGTGCGGACGCGAGCGCCGGCGTTCGTCGGGCAGACGCTCCGCGAGGCCGCCATCCGCGAACGCACCGGCTGTACGGTCGTCGCCGTCCAGCGCGACGGCACCGTGGCGTCCGACCCGTCGCCCGACTTCCGCATCGAGCGGGGGGACGCGCTCGTCGTCGCGGGGACGGACGACGACATCGCGCGGTTCACCGACCTCGCGGACGTGCGGCCGGGAACCCCGTGA
- a CDS encoding RAD55 family ATPase yields MPYKLDGVFPPELLSEVEPGTNLLVSGPAMSGKRQLLLRLLARGADDDEGAIVVTSRNPADDIAEEYNDLLGDRTSFFRIIDSVSSRSGGAEGEMSFVRNVSSPGELTGIGIEFSELAREAENNGVERLRIGFDSLSPLLMYVDLQRLFRFLHVFTSQIQSRDWLGLFAIDPDSHDEQVVNTISQLFDGMIQVRVTDDGTREARVRGVTDSPTEWVPLD; encoded by the coding sequence ATGCCATACAAACTAGACGGGGTGTTTCCGCCGGAGCTCCTCTCGGAGGTCGAACCCGGGACGAACCTGCTCGTCAGCGGGCCGGCCATGTCCGGGAAGCGCCAGCTACTGCTCCGTCTGCTCGCCCGCGGCGCGGACGACGACGAGGGCGCTATCGTCGTCACGTCCCGGAACCCCGCGGACGACATCGCGGAGGAGTACAACGACCTCCTCGGCGACCGTACGAGCTTCTTCCGCATCATCGACAGCGTGAGTTCGCGGAGCGGCGGAGCGGAGGGCGAGATGAGTTTCGTGCGGAACGTCTCCTCGCCGGGCGAACTCACCGGTATCGGTATCGAGTTCTCCGAACTCGCCCGGGAGGCCGAGAACAACGGCGTCGAACGCCTCCGCATCGGCTTCGACTCCCTCAGCCCGCTCCTGATGTACGTCGACCTCCAGCGGCTCTTTCGCTTCCTCCACGTGTTCACGAGTCAGATTCAGAGCCGGGACTGGCTCGGGCTGTTCGCCATCGACCCGGACAGCCACGACGAGCAGGTCGTGAACACCATTAGTCAGTTGTTCGACGGGATGATTCAGGTGCGCGTCACCGACGACGGCACCCGCGAGGCGCGCGTGCGCGGCGTCACCGACTCCCCGACGGAGTGGGTGCCGCTCGACTAG
- a CDS encoding EamA family transporter, whose protein sequence is MEAYLKWAVVALLGYTMVAPLMKVATVDIPSTVAALVANAVLVVGSLAVVLYVDIPVTPYLTHPRAIYVYAAGVCLTVGILAYYQALATGPVSIVVPVFGMFIVTSSLVSAVWLGDDLTLRKAAGIGFAAVAVYLTAGPGQ, encoded by the coding sequence ATGGAAGCCTATCTGAAGTGGGCGGTCGTCGCCCTGCTCGGGTACACGATGGTCGCGCCCCTGATGAAGGTCGCGACGGTCGACATCCCCTCGACGGTCGCCGCGCTCGTCGCGAACGCCGTGCTGGTCGTCGGGTCGCTCGCCGTCGTCCTCTACGTCGATATCCCCGTCACGCCCTACCTCACGCACCCCCGCGCGATCTACGTGTACGCCGCCGGCGTCTGCCTCACCGTCGGCATCCTCGCGTACTATCAGGCGCTCGCCACCGGCCCGGTCAGCATCGTCGTGCCCGTCTTCGGGATGTTCATCGTCACGAGTTCGTTGGTCTCCGCGGTCTGGCTGGGCGACGACCTCACGCTCCGCAAAGCCGCCGGCATCGGGTTCGCGGCGGTCGCGGTCTACCTCACCGCCGGCCCCGGCCAGTAG
- a CDS encoding DUF4149 domain-containing protein, with amino-acid sequence MSLAAAVASFVADLALGAWFGAMAFFSFVAAPTTFSVLGTDDAGPVVNAIFPTYYQIGVGLGFVALGGVAVTDALAGLDYAWVAYGATAVAIASAAYARYRLIPKMEAAGDNAFSEYHKQSVALNALAMLAVLVALAATHA; translated from the coding sequence ATGTCACTCGCCGCCGCGGTCGCGTCCTTCGTCGCCGACCTCGCGCTCGGCGCGTGGTTCGGCGCGATGGCCTTCTTCTCGTTCGTCGCCGCACCGACCACGTTCAGCGTCCTCGGCACCGACGACGCCGGCCCCGTCGTCAACGCAATCTTCCCGACGTACTACCAGATAGGGGTCGGCCTCGGGTTCGTCGCGCTCGGCGGCGTCGCCGTCACCGACGCGCTCGCCGGCCTCGACTACGCCTGGGTGGCGTACGGCGCGACCGCCGTCGCCATCGCGTCGGCGGCGTACGCCCGCTACCGTCTCATCCCGAAGATGGAGGCCGCGGGCGACAACGCATTCTCCGAATACCACAAACAGAGCGTCGCGCTGAACGCGCTCGCCATGCTCGCCGTGCTCGTCGCGCTCGCCGCCACCCACGCGTAA
- a CDS encoding GIY-YIG nuclease family protein, which translates to MQPGTYTLLLELASPETVRFGAAGERDLDRGFYAYTGSAFGSGGLKRVQRHAELAAGERDTRHWHVDYLLGHPDSRLVETYTVENEDRECEIARRLTDALAPVPGLGASDCDCETHLAYAAERERAERVLATLY; encoded by the coding sequence GTGCAACCCGGAACGTACACCCTCCTCCTGGAACTCGCGTCGCCCGAGACGGTTCGGTTCGGCGCGGCCGGCGAACGCGACCTCGACCGCGGGTTCTACGCCTACACGGGGAGCGCGTTCGGGTCGGGCGGCCTCAAGCGCGTCCAGCGCCACGCCGAACTCGCGGCGGGCGAGCGCGACACCCGCCACTGGCACGTCGATTACCTGCTCGGCCACCCGGACAGCCGACTCGTCGAGACGTACACCGTCGAGAACGAAGACCGCGAGTGCGAAATCGCGAGACGTCTCACGGACGCGCTCGCGCCCGTGCCGGGACTCGGCGCGTCCGACTGCGACTGCGAGACGCATCTCGCGTACGCCGCCGAACGGGAGCGCGCCGAGCGCGTCCTCGCGACCCTGTACTAG
- a CDS encoding heavy-metal-associated domain-containing protein — protein sequence MTTLTVSGMTCGHCEQKVEDALSGVEGVTDASADRELGTATVEGDADTDALVAAVEDAGYDASA from the coding sequence ATGACGACACTCACCGTCAGCGGCATGACGTGCGGGCACTGCGAGCAGAAGGTCGAGGACGCGCTCTCGGGCGTCGAGGGCGTCACCGACGCGAGCGCCGACCGCGAACTCGGCACCGCGACCGTCGAGGGCGACGCGGACACGGACGCGCTCGTCGCCGCGGTCGAGGACGCGGGCTACGACGCCTCCGCCTAA